A portion of the Salmo trutta chromosome 1, fSalTru1.1, whole genome shotgun sequence genome contains these proteins:
- the LOC115202827 gene encoding myosin phosphatase Rho-interacting protein isoform X3, which yields MSGQKSANPCNKFQANIFYKSKCQNCFKSRELHLPTDHGKDQAKPIYGGWLCLAAEGTDFDNPIQRSRKWQRRFFILYEHGSMSFALDELTSTLPQGTVNMNLCTAVIDAEPKTGQRNALCIITPEQEFFIRGENKEIINGWSEQLVVYPRTYKQNQNKKRKVEPTTSQEPSPAKMAATEPSFSVMKSGDPRSSLWQGERPSGGPDVAPVWTVTDTDPLGLDETSAGHDLHYLPSASSDSLTFDSSLRLSNGSCISSSVSSLDSVASEGTDTSSNSQPTEPTPYRDHPPANKNNRAERSCYNEPGKAGRSAVGEDLGQAGSRKGRSEARSNQREKLQSCGDLSPGQLTVPPPQRRAKSLDRRTSESVMTPDLLNFKKGWMMKLDKEDQWRKCWFVLSADSLRYYKDSFAEENSDLEGEIDLTKCHNVSEYQVQRNYGFQIHTQKCVFTLSAMTAGIRRNWIQALMKNVHPSNAPDVASPTESLPLPKPDVTQDSSPSSEVPTETVQGPKQSHIHERRREGRSKTFDWTEFSPMALLASEQEVQQETKEPLRMEVGDLERKRRREERRRRYDSMLGFLVGWEMDCDRGGISPRSPRTHQKVQREIEQCWQQVERTAFRQEKTVPLYTESQGKDKEDMGILLETYHRRVEELKGQLAKSDHRRLELKAQLSTALGCQHHASLPLEAPMCPEDDLPSLKSLTDMYRETRELLQQQELKRQNIQEQLQEQLGLSLSSAPLEKHRSPGTHPSPPPSIWLHDTEGNLQELEDLFPDCPISVNTPVMSPTSDTELSSDSVPQNGSENRGQNLGSETSSQTQFENGSHQQTSIPESHTKSCAWSPDSLSMEETQERANSVRIDNLLCCETTRPTEEYVDPDQAIVMRRLSQEVELLSSQNEALNQHNQEMLNQLTEADREIERLNAELIAQYSGPQFLREAEQHSQTKVEGLEKELRRRDEQLQEAQSLLASMDQRLKETEVQLQLREDTFKDLGFPAEEDDDDDDEEEEAGEENINTHHLGEKEREHLQQCLQAMEAKQLELERQLQHTEQTCRELQAHNTQLREAERLYSQRAMEAEADIVRINEEVEKEWTVEKESGLRCSSEGKWQEEVILDSGEERVQQVVEGIRLMSRTLGRVAQVIDRSDMDVVKMPLDRKCVEVNQTVVRQLQLEEEFWGRLLNSLKVNPSQSNEDKLTDVILSQILEHMVVEKQTLLLAHSLFSHNKKDLNINTGGLDRMNGCRSLRDLDIIGNIAGESGSEMKEEDDDERIWNVYNQHNDTDDFISRHFTEITQERIFLLNQIASSVGASANDELQSLAQRLCHFHNVNEPRLASIHCTAMEAFSSYRLSRLNTLHKSQFQETQQGLLIASSPLMCSRCAGLLSENQQLGARLSVLERQGSSSVELGLTPLRQGEHIDSQQTATQLLDTASEQKTETPAMNAAGKMEVESPNQGVTAVEEVCRVRCAEVVEGDFLTNSIESPMIKVESRVDEVESRVDEVEIRVDEVESRVDEVESRVDEVEKGIQEVDTDKDVEERSTTEPHEEANTLGAEELEIVLSSLRGRVKDLEEQLSVMANIKAEHDGRMASLQLKHKEDIEKLKATYEHGFVTMEESQQRIVGELQHRHQQDLQRLQLDTDRLLEEETAATITAIEAMKNAHCAELKREIQRACHENNNAGDMNLGEICRQHSEELASCHRELEVLSQQYSLKCLESSHLSQALEAERQALCQCQQENQDLRTRNQELSGHLAAEITRLCSLAKQNTFPLSQERDVYELEISLRVKESEVQCLKQKITSLKDELQTAHRDKRYATETYKDIYTELSIMRAKAERDLGQLRENLRLAHKALGELSPAVDTDNNECQGR from the exons ATGTCTGGACAAAAGAGTGCGAATCCGTGTAATAAATTCCAAGCgaacattttttataaaagtaAATGTCAGAACTGCTTCAAGTCTCGGGAGCTGCATCTTCCAACTGATCATGGTAAGGACCAG GCCAAACCCATCTATGGAGGCTGGCTCTGCTTGGCTGCTGAGGGGACAGACTTTGACAATCCAATTCAGAGGTCAAGG AAATGGCAGCGACGATTCTTCATCCTGTATGAACATGGCAGCATGAGCTTTGCACTGGATGAGTTG ACAAGCACTCTGCCACAAGGAACAGTGAACATGAATCTGTGTACAGCGGTGATTGACGCAGAGCCTAAGACAGGTCAGAGGAACGCTTTGTGCATCATCACACCTGAACAGGAGTTCTTTATCCGGGGGGAGAACAAGGAGATCATCAATGG CTGGAGTGAACAACTAGTTGTTTACCCACGGACCTATAAGCAGAATCAGAATAAGAAACGTAAAGTAGAACCCACTACTTCCCAG GAGCCCAGCCCAGCAAAGATGGCTGCCACTGAGCCCAGTTTCTCAGTCATGAAAAGTGGTGACCCTCGCTCCAGCCTGTGGCAGGGAGAGCGGCCCAGTGGGGGTCCGGATGTGGCTCCTGTCTGGACAGTGACAGATACTGATCCCCTGGGCCTGGACGAGACCTCTGCAG GTCATGATCTCCACTACCTCCCTTCAGCCTCCAGTGACTCCCTGACCTTTGACAGTAGTCTGCGGCTCTCCAACGGCTCCTGTATCAGTAGCTCTGTGAGTTCCCTGGACTCTGTGGCTAGCGAGGGGACTGACACCAGCAGCAACAGCCAGCCCACAGAGCCTACGCCATACAGAGACCACCCACCTGCCAACAAGAACAACAGGGCAGAGAGAAG CTGCTACAATGAGCCAGGGAAGGCTGGGAGGAGTGCTGTGGGAGAGGACCTGGGTCAGGCTGGATCCAGGAAGGGCAGGAGTGAAGCTCGCAGCAACCAGAGAGAG AAACTGCAGTCGTGTGGAGATCTAAGCCCAGGTCAACTCACCGTCCCTCCTCCTCAGAGAAGAGCTAAGTCACTGGACCGCAGGACTTCGGAGTCTGTCATGACT CCTGATTTGCTGAACTTCAAGAAAGGGTGGATGATGAAACTGGATAAGGAGGATCAG TGGAGGAAATGCTGGTTTGTGCTGTCAGCTGACAGTCTGAGGTACTACAAGGATTCCTTCGCAGAGGAG AACTCAGATCTAGAGGGGGAGATTGACTTGACCAAGTGTCATAATGTCTCAGAGTACCAGGTCCAGAGGAACTACGGCTTTCAGATCCAT ACCCAGAAGTGTGTCTTTACTCTGTCAGCCATGACTGCAGGGATACGGAGAAACTGGATCCAGGCCCTCATGAAGAATGTCCATCCATCTAACGCTCCTGATGTAGCCAG CCCAACAGAGTCCCTGCCCCTCCCTAAGCCAGACGTGACCCAggactcctccccctcctccgaGGTCCCTACAGAGACAGTCCAGGGGCCCAAACAGAGCCACATCCATGAGAGGAGACGTGAAGGGCGCTCCAAGACCTTTGACTGGACTGAGTTCAGCCCTATGGCCCTGCTAGCCTCTGAGCAGGAGGTGCAGCAGGAAACAAAGGAGCCTCTTCGGATGGAGGTAGGGGatctggagaggaagaggaggcgagaggagaggaggaggaggtatgacAGCATGCTAGGCTTCCTTGTGGGCTGGGAGATGGACTGTGACAGAGGAGGTATCAGTCCCAGGTCACCCAGGACTCACCAGAAGGTGCAAAGGGAGATTGAACAGTGCTGGCAGCAGGTGGAAAGGACTGCCTTTAGACAGGAGAAGACTGTTCCATTGTACACTGAGTCCCAGGGCAAGGATAAAGAGGATATGGGGATTCTACTGGAGACCTACCACAGGAGG GTAGAGGAGTTGAAGGGCCAGTTGGCAAAGTCAGACCATCGCAGGCTTGAGCTGAAGGCTCAGTTGAGCACTGCATTAGGATGCCAGCATCATGCCTCCCTGCCG CTTGAGGCCCCAATGTGCCCAGAAGATGATCTTCCCTCTTTGAAAAGCCTGACTGACATGTACAGGGAGACCAGAGAGCTCCTCCAGCAACAGGAGCTGAAGAGACAGAACATACAGGAGCAGCTCCAGGAGCAGCTTGGCCTGTCCCTGTCATCAGCCCCTCTGGAGAAACACCGCTCCCCTGGAACTcacccatcaccaccacccagcATCTGGCTGCATGACACCGAGGGAAACCTCCAGGAGCTGGAGGATCTGTTCCCTGACTGCCCTATATCAGTAAACACACCTGTCATGTCACCAACCTCAGACACAGAACTCTCATCTGACTCTGTGCCTCAGAATGGAAGTGAGAACAGAGGGCAAAACTTGGGCAGTGAAACTAGCTCTCAGACACAGTTTGAAAATGGAAGCCATCAACAGACATCGATTCCAGAATCACACACAAAAAGTTGTGCATGGAGCCCAGATTCACTGAGCATGGAGGAAACTCAGGAAAGAGCCAACAGCGTGAGAATAGACAACCTACTATGCTGTGAGACAACCAGGCCCACAGAGGAGTACGTAGACCCAGATCAGGCCATCGTGATGAGGAGACTATCCCAGGAGGTAGAGCTGCTCAGCAGCCAGAACGAGGCCCTCAACCAGCACAACCAGGAGATGCTCAACCAGctgacagaggcagacagagagatagagagactgaATGCAGAGCTTATCGCTCAGTACAGTGGGCCTCAGTTCCTCCGTGAGGCAGAGCAGCACAGCCAGACCAAAGTGGAAGGCCTGGAGAAGGAGCTGCGCAGGAGAGATGAGCAGCTCCAGGAGGCCCAGTCCCTACTAGCCTCAATGGACCAGCGTCTGAAGGAGACAGAGGTACAGCTGCAGCTCAGGGAGGACACTTTCAAAGACCTGGGCTTCCCAGCagaagaggatgatgatgatgatgatgaagaggaggaagctGGGGAAGAGAATATCAACACACACCACCTTGGAGAGAAGGAGCGGGAACACCTTCAACAGTGTCTGCAGGCCATGGAGGCCAAGCAATTAGAACTAGAGAGACAGCTCCAGCACACAGAACAGACCTGCAGGGAGCTGCAGGCCCACAACACACAACTCAGAGAGGCTGAGAGGTTGTACAGCCAGAGAGCCATGGAGGCAGAGGCTGACATTGTAAGGATTAATGAGGAAGTAGAGAAGGAATGGACGGTAGAGAAAGAAAGTGGATTGAGGTGTAGCAGTGAAGGCAAATGGCAGGAGGAGGTAATATTGGATTCAGGTGAAGAAAGGGTTCAGCAAGTGGTGGAAGGGATAAGGTTGATGTCCAGAACCTTAGGGAGAGTAGCGCAGGTGATTGACAGGTCAGATATGGATGTGGTAAAGATGCCATTAGATAGAAAGTGTGTGGAGGTGAACCAGACAGTGGTCAGGCAGCTTCAGTTAGAGGAGGAGTTTTGGGGAAGGCTGTTGAACAGTTTGAAGGTCAACCCATCCCAGTCCAATGAGGATAAACTCACAGATGTGATTCTAAGTCAGATTTTAGAACACATGGTAGTGGAAAAGCAGACGCTCCTCCTAGCTCATAGTCTTTTCTCTCATAATAAGAAAGATTTAAACATAAACACTGGAGGCCTGGACAGGATGAATGGATGCAGGTCTTTGAGAGACCTGGACATCATTGGAAACATAGCAGGTGAATCAGGTTCAGAAATGAAAGAGGAAGATGATGATGAGAGGATATGGAATGTGTACAACCAGCATAATGACACCGATGACTTCATAAGCCGACATTTCACAGAGATCACACAGGAGAGAATTTTCCTGCTCAACCAAATCGCCTCCTCAGTCGGAGCCTCGGCCAATGACGAGCTCCAGTCCCTGGCACAAAGACTTTGTCATTTCCACAATGTAAATGAGCCCCGGTTAGCTTCCATACACTGCACCGCCATGGAAGCCTTCTCATCCTATCGTCTCAGTAGGCTTAACACTCTACACAAGAGCCAATTTCAAGAGACTCAACAGGGACTGCTCATTGCTTCTTCTCCTTTGATGTGCAGCAGATGTGCTGGGCTGCTGAGTGAAAACCAGCAGCTTGGGGCCAGACTGTCAGTCCTGGAGAGACAGGGGAGTTCCTCAGTGGAATTAGGGTTGACCCCCCTGAGGCAGGGAGAACACATAGACTCACAGCAAACAGCCACACAGCTACTAGACACTGCAAGTGAGCAGAAGACAGAGACGCCTGCAATGAATGCTGCAGGTAAAATGGAGGTGGAAAGCCCAAACCAGGGAGTGACTGCAGTAGAGGAAGTGTGCAGGGTTAGGTGTGCAGAAGTGGTGGAGGGTGACTTCCTGACCAACAGCATTGAGAGTCCAATGATAAAGGTAGAGAGTAGGGTAGATGAGGTAGAGAGTAGGGTAGATGAGGTAGAGATTAGGGTAGATGAGGTAGAGAGTAGGGTAGATGAGGTAGAGAGTAGGGTAGATGAGGTAGAGAAAGGAATCCAGGAAGTTGATACTGATAAggatgtagaggagaggagcacTACTGAACCCCATGAAGAAGCAAACACTCTGGGGGCGGAGGAGCTGGAGATTGTGTTATCATCACTGAGAGGTCGTGTGAAGGATCTGGAGGAGCAGCTGTCTGTCATGGCCAACATTAAAGCAGAGCATGATGGGAGAATGGCATCTCTCCAGCTGAAACATAAGGAGGACATAGAAAAGCTAAAG GCCACATATGAGCATGGATTTGTCACCATGGAGGAGTCCCAGCAGAGGATCGTGGGGGAACTGCAGCACAGACATCAGCAGGACCTGCAGCGCCTGCAGttagacacagacagactgctggaggaggagACGGCTGCTACTATCACAG CAATTGAAGCAATGAAGAACGCTCACTGTGCCGAACtcaagagagagatacagagggcaTGCCATGAAAACAACAATGCAGGAGACATGAACCTTGGAGAAATATGCAGGCAACACAG tgaggagCTGGCCTCCTGTCACAGGGAGCTGGAGGTGTTGTCCCAGCAGTACTCTCTAAAGTGTCTGGAGAGCTCCCACCTGAGCCAGGCCctggaggcagagagacaggctctGTGTCAGTGTCAGCAGGAGAACCAGGACCTCAGAACTCGCAACCAG GAGCTGAGTGGCCATCTAGCTGCAGAGATCACCAGACTTTGCTCTCTGGCCAAGCAGAACACCTTCCCTCTTAGTCAGGAGAGAGATGTGTATGAGCTGGAG ATCTCCCTGCGTGTGAAGGAGTCAGAGGTGCAGTGCCTCAAGCAGAAGATCACCTCGCTCAAGGATGAACTCCAGACAGCCCACAGG GATAAGAGGTATGCAACAGAGACGTACAAGGACATCTACACAGAGCTAAGCATCATGAGGGCCAAGGCAGAGAGAGACCTGGGACAGCTCAGGGAGAACCTGAGGTTGGCCCACAAAGCACTAGGAGAGCTCTCACCTGCAGTGGACACAGATAATAATG
- the LOC115202827 gene encoding myosin phosphatase Rho-interacting protein isoform X2: MSGQKSANPCNKFQANIFYKSKCQNCFKSRELHLPTDHGKDQAKPIYGGWLCLAAEGTDFDNPIQRSRKWQRRFFILYEHGSMSFALDELTSTLPQGTVNMNLCTAVIDAEPKTGQRNALCIITPEQEFFIRGENKEIINGWSEQLVVYPRTYKQNQNKKRKVEPTTSQEPSPAKMAATEPSFSVMKSGDPRSSLWQGERPSGGPDVAPVWTVTDTDPLGLDETSAGHDLHYLPSASSDSLTFDSSLRLSNGSCISSSVSSLDSVASEGTDTSSNSQPTEPTPYRDHPPANKNNRAERSCYNEPGKAGRSAVGEDLGQAGSRKGRSEARSNQREKLQSCGDLSPGQLTVPPPQRRAKSLDRRTSESVMTPDLLNFKKGWMMKLDKEDQWRKCWFVLSADSLRYYKDSFAEENSDLEGEIDLTKCHNVSEYQVQRNYGFQIHTQKCVFTLSAMTAGIRRNWIQALMKNVHPSNAPDVASLPVHRIPCSPTESLPLPKPDVTQDSSPSSEVPTETVQGPKQSHIHERRREGRSKTFDWTEFSPMALLASEQEVQQETKEPLRMEVGDLERKRRREERRRRYDSMLGFLVGWEMDCDRGGISPRSPRTHQKVQREIEQCWQQVERTAFRQEKTVPLYTESQGKDKEDMGILLETYHRRVEELKGQLAKSDHRRLELKAQLSTALGCQHHASLPLEAPMCPEDDLPSLKSLTDMYRETRELLQQQELKRQNIQEQLQEQLGLSLSSAPLEKHRSPGTHPSPPPSIWLHDTEGNLQELEDLFPDCPISVNTPVMSPTSDTELSSDSVPQNGSENRGQNLGSETSSQTQFENGSHQQTSIPESHTKSCAWSPDSLSMEETQERANSVRIDNLLCCETTRPTEEYVDPDQAIVMRRLSQEVELLSSQNEALNQHNQEMLNQLTEADREIERLNAELIAQYSGPQFLREAEQHSQTKVEGLEKELRRRDEQLQEAQSLLASMDQRLKETEVQLQLREDTFKDLGFPAEEDDDDDDEEEEAGEENINTHHLGEKEREHLQQCLQAMEAKQLELERQLQHTEQTCRELQAHNTQLREAERLYSQRAMEAEADIVRINEEVEKEWTVEKESGLRCSSEGKWQEEVILDSGEERVQQVVEGIRLMSRTLGRVAQVIDRSDMDVVKMPLDRKCVEVNQTVVRQLQLEEEFWGRLLNSLKVNPSQSNEDKLTDVILSQILEHMVVEKQTLLLAHSLFSHNKKDLNINTGGLDRMNGCRSLRDLDIIGNIAGESGSEMKEEDDDERIWNVYNQHNDTDDFISRHFTEITQERIFLLNQIASSVGASANDELQSLAQRLCHFHNVNEPRLASIHCTAMEAFSSYRLSRLNTLHKSQFQETQQGLLIASSPLMCSRCAGLLSENQQLGARLSVLERQGSSSVELGLTPLRQGEHIDSQQTATQLLDTASEQKTETPAMNAAGKMEVESPNQGVTAVEEVCRVRCAEVVEGDFLTNSIESPMIKVESRVDEVESRVDEVEIRVDEVESRVDEVESRVDEVEKGIQEVDTDKDVEERSTTEPHEEANTLGAEELEIVLSSLRGRVKDLEEQLSVMANIKAEHDGRMASLQLKHKEDIEKLKATYEHGFVTMEESQQRIVGELQHRHQQDLQRLQLDTDRLLEEETAATITAIEAMKNAHCAELKREIQRACHENNNAGDMNLGEICRQHSEELASCHRELEVLSQQYSLKCLESSHLSQALEAERQALCQCQQENQDLRTRNQELSGHLAAEITRLCSLAKQNTFPLSQERDVYELEISLRVKESEVQCLKQKITSLKDELQTAHRDKRYATETYKDIYTELSIMRAKAERDLGQLRENLRLAHKALGELSPAVDTDNNECQGR; this comes from the exons ATGTCTGGACAAAAGAGTGCGAATCCGTGTAATAAATTCCAAGCgaacattttttataaaagtaAATGTCAGAACTGCTTCAAGTCTCGGGAGCTGCATCTTCCAACTGATCATGGTAAGGACCAG GCCAAACCCATCTATGGAGGCTGGCTCTGCTTGGCTGCTGAGGGGACAGACTTTGACAATCCAATTCAGAGGTCAAGG AAATGGCAGCGACGATTCTTCATCCTGTATGAACATGGCAGCATGAGCTTTGCACTGGATGAGTTG ACAAGCACTCTGCCACAAGGAACAGTGAACATGAATCTGTGTACAGCGGTGATTGACGCAGAGCCTAAGACAGGTCAGAGGAACGCTTTGTGCATCATCACACCTGAACAGGAGTTCTTTATCCGGGGGGAGAACAAGGAGATCATCAATGG CTGGAGTGAACAACTAGTTGTTTACCCACGGACCTATAAGCAGAATCAGAATAAGAAACGTAAAGTAGAACCCACTACTTCCCAG GAGCCCAGCCCAGCAAAGATGGCTGCCACTGAGCCCAGTTTCTCAGTCATGAAAAGTGGTGACCCTCGCTCCAGCCTGTGGCAGGGAGAGCGGCCCAGTGGGGGTCCGGATGTGGCTCCTGTCTGGACAGTGACAGATACTGATCCCCTGGGCCTGGACGAGACCTCTGCAG GTCATGATCTCCACTACCTCCCTTCAGCCTCCAGTGACTCCCTGACCTTTGACAGTAGTCTGCGGCTCTCCAACGGCTCCTGTATCAGTAGCTCTGTGAGTTCCCTGGACTCTGTGGCTAGCGAGGGGACTGACACCAGCAGCAACAGCCAGCCCACAGAGCCTACGCCATACAGAGACCACCCACCTGCCAACAAGAACAACAGGGCAGAGAGAAG CTGCTACAATGAGCCAGGGAAGGCTGGGAGGAGTGCTGTGGGAGAGGACCTGGGTCAGGCTGGATCCAGGAAGGGCAGGAGTGAAGCTCGCAGCAACCAGAGAGAG AAACTGCAGTCGTGTGGAGATCTAAGCCCAGGTCAACTCACCGTCCCTCCTCCTCAGAGAAGAGCTAAGTCACTGGACCGCAGGACTTCGGAGTCTGTCATGACT CCTGATTTGCTGAACTTCAAGAAAGGGTGGATGATGAAACTGGATAAGGAGGATCAG TGGAGGAAATGCTGGTTTGTGCTGTCAGCTGACAGTCTGAGGTACTACAAGGATTCCTTCGCAGAGGAG AACTCAGATCTAGAGGGGGAGATTGACTTGACCAAGTGTCATAATGTCTCAGAGTACCAGGTCCAGAGGAACTACGGCTTTCAGATCCAT ACCCAGAAGTGTGTCTTTACTCTGTCAGCCATGACTGCAGGGATACGGAGAAACTGGATCCAGGCCCTCATGAAGAATGTCCATCCATCTAACGCTCCTGATGTAGCCAG CTTGCCAGTCCATCGCATCCCTTGCAGCCCAACAGAGTCCCTGCCCCTCCCTAAGCCAGACGTGACCCAggactcctccccctcctccgaGGTCCCTACAGAGACAGTCCAGGGGCCCAAACAGAGCCACATCCATGAGAGGAGACGTGAAGGGCGCTCCAAGACCTTTGACTGGACTGAGTTCAGCCCTATGGCCCTGCTAGCCTCTGAGCAGGAGGTGCAGCAGGAAACAAAGGAGCCTCTTCGGATGGAGGTAGGGGatctggagaggaagaggaggcgagaggagaggaggaggaggtatgacAGCATGCTAGGCTTCCTTGTGGGCTGGGAGATGGACTGTGACAGAGGAGGTATCAGTCCCAGGTCACCCAGGACTCACCAGAAGGTGCAAAGGGAGATTGAACAGTGCTGGCAGCAGGTGGAAAGGACTGCCTTTAGACAGGAGAAGACTGTTCCATTGTACACTGAGTCCCAGGGCAAGGATAAAGAGGATATGGGGATTCTACTGGAGACCTACCACAGGAGG GTAGAGGAGTTGAAGGGCCAGTTGGCAAAGTCAGACCATCGCAGGCTTGAGCTGAAGGCTCAGTTGAGCACTGCATTAGGATGCCAGCATCATGCCTCCCTGCCG CTTGAGGCCCCAATGTGCCCAGAAGATGATCTTCCCTCTTTGAAAAGCCTGACTGACATGTACAGGGAGACCAGAGAGCTCCTCCAGCAACAGGAGCTGAAGAGACAGAACATACAGGAGCAGCTCCAGGAGCAGCTTGGCCTGTCCCTGTCATCAGCCCCTCTGGAGAAACACCGCTCCCCTGGAACTcacccatcaccaccacccagcATCTGGCTGCATGACACCGAGGGAAACCTCCAGGAGCTGGAGGATCTGTTCCCTGACTGCCCTATATCAGTAAACACACCTGTCATGTCACCAACCTCAGACACAGAACTCTCATCTGACTCTGTGCCTCAGAATGGAAGTGAGAACAGAGGGCAAAACTTGGGCAGTGAAACTAGCTCTCAGACACAGTTTGAAAATGGAAGCCATCAACAGACATCGATTCCAGAATCACACACAAAAAGTTGTGCATGGAGCCCAGATTCACTGAGCATGGAGGAAACTCAGGAAAGAGCCAACAGCGTGAGAATAGACAACCTACTATGCTGTGAGACAACCAGGCCCACAGAGGAGTACGTAGACCCAGATCAGGCCATCGTGATGAGGAGACTATCCCAGGAGGTAGAGCTGCTCAGCAGCCAGAACGAGGCCCTCAACCAGCACAACCAGGAGATGCTCAACCAGctgacagaggcagacagagagatagagagactgaATGCAGAGCTTATCGCTCAGTACAGTGGGCCTCAGTTCCTCCGTGAGGCAGAGCAGCACAGCCAGACCAAAGTGGAAGGCCTGGAGAAGGAGCTGCGCAGGAGAGATGAGCAGCTCCAGGAGGCCCAGTCCCTACTAGCCTCAATGGACCAGCGTCTGAAGGAGACAGAGGTACAGCTGCAGCTCAGGGAGGACACTTTCAAAGACCTGGGCTTCCCAGCagaagaggatgatgatgatgatgatgaagaggaggaagctGGGGAAGAGAATATCAACACACACCACCTTGGAGAGAAGGAGCGGGAACACCTTCAACAGTGTCTGCAGGCCATGGAGGCCAAGCAATTAGAACTAGAGAGACAGCTCCAGCACACAGAACAGACCTGCAGGGAGCTGCAGGCCCACAACACACAACTCAGAGAGGCTGAGAGGTTGTACAGCCAGAGAGCCATGGAGGCAGAGGCTGACATTGTAAGGATTAATGAGGAAGTAGAGAAGGAATGGACGGTAGAGAAAGAAAGTGGATTGAGGTGTAGCAGTGAAGGCAAATGGCAGGAGGAGGTAATATTGGATTCAGGTGAAGAAAGGGTTCAGCAAGTGGTGGAAGGGATAAGGTTGATGTCCAGAACCTTAGGGAGAGTAGCGCAGGTGATTGACAGGTCAGATATGGATGTGGTAAAGATGCCATTAGATAGAAAGTGTGTGGAGGTGAACCAGACAGTGGTCAGGCAGCTTCAGTTAGAGGAGGAGTTTTGGGGAAGGCTGTTGAACAGTTTGAAGGTCAACCCATCCCAGTCCAATGAGGATAAACTCACAGATGTGATTCTAAGTCAGATTTTAGAACACATGGTAGTGGAAAAGCAGACGCTCCTCCTAGCTCATAGTCTTTTCTCTCATAATAAGAAAGATTTAAACATAAACACTGGAGGCCTGGACAGGATGAATGGATGCAGGTCTTTGAGAGACCTGGACATCATTGGAAACATAGCAGGTGAATCAGGTTCAGAAATGAAAGAGGAAGATGATGATGAGAGGATATGGAATGTGTACAACCAGCATAATGACACCGATGACTTCATAAGCCGACATTTCACAGAGATCACACAGGAGAGAATTTTCCTGCTCAACCAAATCGCCTCCTCAGTCGGAGCCTCGGCCAATGACGAGCTCCAGTCCCTGGCACAAAGACTTTGTCATTTCCACAATGTAAATGAGCCCCGGTTAGCTTCCATACACTGCACCGCCATGGAAGCCTTCTCATCCTATCGTCTCAGTAGGCTTAACACTCTACACAAGAGCCAATTTCAAGAGACTCAACAGGGACTGCTCATTGCTTCTTCTCCTTTGATGTGCAGCAGATGTGCTGGGCTGCTGAGTGAAAACCAGCAGCTTGGGGCCAGACTGTCAGTCCTGGAGAGACAGGGGAGTTCCTCAGTGGAATTAGGGTTGACCCCCCTGAGGCAGGGAGAACACATAGACTCACAGCAAACAGCCACACAGCTACTAGACACTGCAAGTGAGCAGAAGACAGAGACGCCTGCAATGAATGCTGCAGGTAAAATGGAGGTGGAAAGCCCAAACCAGGGAGTGACTGCAGTAGAGGAAGTGTGCAGGGTTAGGTGTGCAGAAGTGGTGGAGGGTGACTTCCTGACCAACAGCATTGAGAGTCCAATGATAAAGGTAGAGAGTAGGGTAGATGAGGTAGAGAGTAGGGTAGATGAGGTAGAGATTAGGGTAGATGAGGTAGAGAGTAGGGTAGATGAGGTAGAGAGTAGGGTAGATGAGGTAGAGAAAGGAATCCAGGAAGTTGATACTGATAAggatgtagaggagaggagcacTACTGAACCCCATGAAGAAGCAAACACTCTGGGGGCGGAGGAGCTGGAGATTGTGTTATCATCACTGAGAGGTCGTGTGAAGGATCTGGAGGAGCAGCTGTCTGTCATGGCCAACATTAAAGCAGAGCATGATGGGAGAATGGCATCTCTCCAGCTGAAACATAAGGAGGACATAGAAAAGCTAAAG GCCACATATGAGCATGGATTTGTCACCATGGAGGAGTCCCAGCAGAGGATCGTGGGGGAACTGCAGCACAGACATCAGCAGGACCTGCAGCGCCTGCAGttagacacagacagactgctggaggaggagACGGCTGCTACTATCACAG CAATTGAAGCAATGAAGAACGCTCACTGTGCCGAACtcaagagagagatacagagggcaTGCCATGAAAACAACAATGCAGGAGACATGAACCTTGGAGAAATATGCAGGCAACACAG tgaggagCTGGCCTCCTGTCACAGGGAGCTGGAGGTGTTGTCCCAGCAGTACTCTCTAAAGTGTCTGGAGAGCTCCCACCTGAGCCAGGCCctggaggcagagagacaggctctGTGTCAGTGTCAGCAGGAGAACCAGGACCTCAGAACTCGCAACCAG GAGCTGAGTGGCCATCTAGCTGCAGAGATCACCAGACTTTGCTCTCTGGCCAAGCAGAACACCTTCCCTCTTAGTCAGGAGAGAGATGTGTATGAGCTGGAG ATCTCCCTGCGTGTGAAGGAGTCAGAGGTGCAGTGCCTCAAGCAGAAGATCACCTCGCTCAAGGATGAACTCCAGACAGCCCACAGG GATAAGAGGTATGCAACAGAGACGTACAAGGACATCTACACAGAGCTAAGCATCATGAGGGCCAAGGCAGAGAGAGACCTGGGACAGCTCAGGGAGAACCTGAGGTTGGCCCACAAAGCACTAGGAGAGCTCTCACCTGCAGTGGACACAGATAATAATG